Proteins co-encoded in one Echeneis naucrates chromosome 22, fEcheNa1.1, whole genome shotgun sequence genomic window:
- the lin52 gene encoding protein lin-52 homolog has translation MASPNGGDDFESSLLSFEKLDRASPDLWPEKLPGVAEFAASCKNPITNSPPKWMAELESEDIEMLKELGSLTTANLMEKVKGLQNLAYQLGLEESREMTRGKFLNILERPKK, from the exons ATGGCGTCTCCGAATGGAG GTGATGACTTTGAGTCTTCTTTGCTGAGTTTCGAGAAGTTGGATAGAGCATCACCAGATCTCTGGCCAGAAAAGT TGCCTGGAGTTGCAGAATTTGCTGCATCTTGTAAAAAT CCCATCACAAATTCACCCCCCAAGTGGATGGCTGAACTAGAGAGTGAGGACATAGAAATGTTGAAAG AGCTGGGGAGTCTGACCACAGCCAACCTGATGGAGAAGGTTAAAGGACTGCAGAACCTCGCTTACCAACTGGGCTTAGAGGAGT cAAGGGAAATGACCAGGGGGAAGTTCCTGAATATCTTGGAAAGACCCAAGAAGTga
- the pomt2 gene encoding protein O-mannosyl-transferase 2 isoform X2, with translation MAKGESITQWNKSGDTSTLRNRKSFPTSAPNTPVSKGQSCPTGNDAQSSNGTSAQFSSRLSDRHMCTVLLVLVVGLSFSTRLYKITEPPHVCWDETHFGKMGSYYINRTFFFDVHPPLGKMLIGLAGYMTGYDGTFPFMKPGDKYEHHNYWGMRGFCAVLGSLLPIFAYLIVLELSRSETAALIAASLLIFDTGCITISQYILLDPILMFFIMAAVLSMVKFNQQVYRPFSASWWLWLVLTGVNLAGALGVKFVGLFVILLVGLNTVWDLWRLLGDLSLSLVDIAKHFLARVVGLILFPLFFYVTVFAIHFVVLNKSGPGDGFFSSAFQSRLIGNNLHNASMPEYLAYGSTITVKNLRIAGGYLHSHWHLYPEGVGARQQQVTAYLHKDYNNLWLVHRQNSNESQSPTPDLVRHGDIIRLEHKETTRNLHSHLHEAPLTKKHFQVTGYGNNGTGDANDLWQVEVCGGQKGDLVKVLRSKVRFLHRATGCVLYSSGKTLPKWGWEQVEVTCSPYLKETPSSQWNIEDHINPKLPNISLSVLKPHFLEILLESHIVMIRGNSGLKPKDNEMNSKPWHWPINYQGLRFSGVNETEYRVYLLGNPVLWWMNLASLGLYLIMVAVASVALQRGFSLSQKRKEHSHVLMRGGGLLLLGWLLHYAPFYTMGRVLYYHHYFPAMLFSSMLTGITLDILLKSADLLLRPPYSDWLQRAGQLVLLFTVLHSFYLFHPLSYGMTGPLAHEPGSSMAGLKWMDSWEF, from the exons ATGGCAAAAGGAGAAAGCATTACACAGTGGAACAAATCAGGGGACACTTCAACACTCCGAAACAGGAAAAGCTTCCCCACATCAGCCCCAAACACTCCTGTGTCCAAGGGCCAAAGCTGTCCAACAGGAAATGACGCCCAGTCCTCCAATGGGACATCTGCTCAGTTCTCCAGCAGGCTCAGTGACAGACACATGTGCACAGTGTTGCTGGTGTTGGTCGTTGGGCTGTCTTTCTCCACACGCCTCTATAAGATAACAGAGCCCCCTCATGTGTG CTGGGATGAGACGCACTTTGGAAAGATGGGGAGCTACTACATTAACAGGACCTTCTTCTTCGATGTCCATCCTCCTCTTGGAAAA ATGCTGATCGGTCTAGCTGGTTACATGACTGGATATGATGGCACCTTTCCTTTCATGAAACCTGGAGATAAATATGAACACCACAACTACTGGGGGATGAGAGGG ttctgtgctgtgctgggcTCCTTGCTCCCCATCTTTGCCTACCTCATAGTGCTGGAGTTGTCTCGGTCTGAAACTGCTGCTCTCATCGCTGCCTCTCTGCTCATATTTG ACACTGGATGCATCACCATATCCCAGTACATCCTGTTAGACCCTATACTCATGTTCTTCATCATGGCGGCAGTGCTTAGCATGGTCAAGTTCAACCAGCAGGTCTACAG GCCCTTTAGTGCATCCTGGTGGCTGTGGCTGGTGCTGACTGGTGTAAACCTTGCTGGAGCGTTGGGGGTGAAGTTTGTGGGTCTGTTTGTCATCCTCCTAGTTGGACTGAACACAGTCTGGGACCTCTGGAGACTCTTGGGAGACCTTAGCCTATCTCTG GTGGACATCGCAAAGCACTTTCTGGCTCGGGTTGTGGGGCTCATCCTGTTTCCACTCTTTTTCTATGTGACAGTATTTGCCATCCACTTTGTTGTGTTGAACAAAAG TGGACCGGGAGATGGCTTCTTCAGCTCTGCCTTTCAGTCTCGTCTAATCGGGAACAACCTGCACAATGCATCAATGCCTGAGT ACCTGGCATATGGCTCCACCATTACTGTGAAAAATCTGCGTATTGCTGGAGGCTATTTACACTCTCACTGGCACTTATACCCAGAAGGAGTGGGAGCAAGGCAGCAGCAG GTGACAGCCTATCTCCACAAGGACTACAACAATCTGTGGCTTGTCCACAGACAGAATAGTAATGAAT CTCAATCTCCAACCCCTGACCTGGTTCGCCATGGTGACATCATTCGACTGGAGCACAAAGA AACAACTCGCAACCTTCACAGTCACCTACATGAGGCTCCTTTGACCAAGAAACACTTCCAAGTTACAGGCTACGGCAAT AATGGCACAGGGGACGCTAATGATCTGTGGCAGGTGGAGGTGTGTGGAGGTCAGAAGGGTGACCTGGTGAAGGTGCTCCGCAGCAAAGTCCGCTTCCTACACCGAGCTACCGGCTGTGTGCTTTACTCTTCTGGCAAGACTCTTCCAAAGTG GGGCTGGGAACAGGTGGAGGTGACCTGTAGTCCCTATTTGAAGGAGACTCCAAGCTCTCAGTGGAACATTGAAGATCACATCAACCCCAAAT TGCCCAacatcagtctgtctgtgctgaAGCCTCATTTTCTGGAGATCTTACTGGAGTCCCACATTGTTATGATCAGG GGTAACAGTGGCTTAAAACCCAAAGACAATGAGATGAACTCCAAACCCTGGCACTGGCCTATCAACTATCAG GGCCTAAGGTTCTCGGGTGTGAATGAGACAGAGTATCGTGTTTACTTGCTGGGGAATCCT GTGCTCTGGTGGATGAACCTGGCCAGTTTGGGATTGTATCTGATCATGGTGGCAGTGGCCTCAGTCGCCCTCCAAAGAGGTTTCTCTTtgagccaaaaaagaaaag AGCACTCCCATGTGCTTATGAGAGGGGGAGGACTGCTTCTCCTTGGTTGGCTGCTTCACTACGCACCTTTCTATACTATGGGTCGTGTCCTCTACTATCACCACTACTTCCCTGCCATGCTCTTCAGCAGCATGCTTACAG GAATTACACTagacattttattaaaaagtgcTGACTTGCTGCTCCGCCCACCTtactctgattggctgcagcgAGCCGGGCAGTTGGTTCTTCTGTTTACTGTTCTTCACAG TTTCTACCTGTTCCATCCACTCTCCTACGGCATGACGGGTCCTCTTGCACACGAGCCGGGCAGCAGCATGGCTGGCCTGAAGTGGATGGACTCCTGGGAGTTTTAG
- the pomt2 gene encoding protein O-mannosyl-transferase 2 isoform X1: MAKGESITQWNKSGDTSTLRNRKSFPTSAPNTPVSKGQSCPTGNDAQSSNGTSAQFSSRLSDRHMCTVLLVLVVGLSFSTRLYKITEPPHVCWDETHFGKMGSYYINRTFFFDVHPPLGKMLIGLAGYMTGYDGTFPFMKPGDKYEHHNYWGMRGFCAVLGSLLPIFAYLIVLELSRSETAALIAASLLIFGLAACSRPVEHKAVINVLLTDTGCITISQYILLDPILMFFIMAAVLSMVKFNQQVYRPFSASWWLWLVLTGVNLAGALGVKFVGLFVILLVGLNTVWDLWRLLGDLSLSLVDIAKHFLARVVGLILFPLFFYVTVFAIHFVVLNKSGPGDGFFSSAFQSRLIGNNLHNASMPEYLAYGSTITVKNLRIAGGYLHSHWHLYPEGVGARQQQVTAYLHKDYNNLWLVHRQNSNESQSPTPDLVRHGDIIRLEHKETTRNLHSHLHEAPLTKKHFQVTGYGNNGTGDANDLWQVEVCGGQKGDLVKVLRSKVRFLHRATGCVLYSSGKTLPKWGWEQVEVTCSPYLKETPSSQWNIEDHINPKLPNISLSVLKPHFLEILLESHIVMIRGNSGLKPKDNEMNSKPWHWPINYQGLRFSGVNETEYRVYLLGNPVLWWMNLASLGLYLIMVAVASVALQRGFSLSQKRKEHSHVLMRGGGLLLLGWLLHYAPFYTMGRVLYYHHYFPAMLFSSMLTGITLDILLKSADLLLRPPYSDWLQRAGQLVLLFTVLHSFYLFHPLSYGMTGPLAHEPGSSMAGLKWMDSWEF; encoded by the exons ATGGCAAAAGGAGAAAGCATTACACAGTGGAACAAATCAGGGGACACTTCAACACTCCGAAACAGGAAAAGCTTCCCCACATCAGCCCCAAACACTCCTGTGTCCAAGGGCCAAAGCTGTCCAACAGGAAATGACGCCCAGTCCTCCAATGGGACATCTGCTCAGTTCTCCAGCAGGCTCAGTGACAGACACATGTGCACAGTGTTGCTGGTGTTGGTCGTTGGGCTGTCTTTCTCCACACGCCTCTATAAGATAACAGAGCCCCCTCATGTGTG CTGGGATGAGACGCACTTTGGAAAGATGGGGAGCTACTACATTAACAGGACCTTCTTCTTCGATGTCCATCCTCCTCTTGGAAAA ATGCTGATCGGTCTAGCTGGTTACATGACTGGATATGATGGCACCTTTCCTTTCATGAAACCTGGAGATAAATATGAACACCACAACTACTGGGGGATGAGAGGG ttctgtgctgtgctgggcTCCTTGCTCCCCATCTTTGCCTACCTCATAGTGCTGGAGTTGTCTCGGTCTGAAACTGCTGCTCTCATCGCTGCCTCTCTGCTCATATTTG gTCTAGCAGCATGCAGTCGTCCTGTTGAGCATAAAGCTGTAATTAACGTCCTCCTGACAGACACTGGATGCATCACCATATCCCAGTACATCCTGTTAGACCCTATACTCATGTTCTTCATCATGGCGGCAGTGCTTAGCATGGTCAAGTTCAACCAGCAGGTCTACAG GCCCTTTAGTGCATCCTGGTGGCTGTGGCTGGTGCTGACTGGTGTAAACCTTGCTGGAGCGTTGGGGGTGAAGTTTGTGGGTCTGTTTGTCATCCTCCTAGTTGGACTGAACACAGTCTGGGACCTCTGGAGACTCTTGGGAGACCTTAGCCTATCTCTG GTGGACATCGCAAAGCACTTTCTGGCTCGGGTTGTGGGGCTCATCCTGTTTCCACTCTTTTTCTATGTGACAGTATTTGCCATCCACTTTGTTGTGTTGAACAAAAG TGGACCGGGAGATGGCTTCTTCAGCTCTGCCTTTCAGTCTCGTCTAATCGGGAACAACCTGCACAATGCATCAATGCCTGAGT ACCTGGCATATGGCTCCACCATTACTGTGAAAAATCTGCGTATTGCTGGAGGCTATTTACACTCTCACTGGCACTTATACCCAGAAGGAGTGGGAGCAAGGCAGCAGCAG GTGACAGCCTATCTCCACAAGGACTACAACAATCTGTGGCTTGTCCACAGACAGAATAGTAATGAAT CTCAATCTCCAACCCCTGACCTGGTTCGCCATGGTGACATCATTCGACTGGAGCACAAAGA AACAACTCGCAACCTTCACAGTCACCTACATGAGGCTCCTTTGACCAAGAAACACTTCCAAGTTACAGGCTACGGCAAT AATGGCACAGGGGACGCTAATGATCTGTGGCAGGTGGAGGTGTGTGGAGGTCAGAAGGGTGACCTGGTGAAGGTGCTCCGCAGCAAAGTCCGCTTCCTACACCGAGCTACCGGCTGTGTGCTTTACTCTTCTGGCAAGACTCTTCCAAAGTG GGGCTGGGAACAGGTGGAGGTGACCTGTAGTCCCTATTTGAAGGAGACTCCAAGCTCTCAGTGGAACATTGAAGATCACATCAACCCCAAAT TGCCCAacatcagtctgtctgtgctgaAGCCTCATTTTCTGGAGATCTTACTGGAGTCCCACATTGTTATGATCAGG GGTAACAGTGGCTTAAAACCCAAAGACAATGAGATGAACTCCAAACCCTGGCACTGGCCTATCAACTATCAG GGCCTAAGGTTCTCGGGTGTGAATGAGACAGAGTATCGTGTTTACTTGCTGGGGAATCCT GTGCTCTGGTGGATGAACCTGGCCAGTTTGGGATTGTATCTGATCATGGTGGCAGTGGCCTCAGTCGCCCTCCAAAGAGGTTTCTCTTtgagccaaaaaagaaaag AGCACTCCCATGTGCTTATGAGAGGGGGAGGACTGCTTCTCCTTGGTTGGCTGCTTCACTACGCACCTTTCTATACTATGGGTCGTGTCCTCTACTATCACCACTACTTCCCTGCCATGCTCTTCAGCAGCATGCTTACAG GAATTACACTagacattttattaaaaagtgcTGACTTGCTGCTCCGCCCACCTtactctgattggctgcagcgAGCCGGGCAGTTGGTTCTTCTGTTTACTGTTCTTCACAG TTTCTACCTGTTCCATCCACTCTCCTACGGCATGACGGGTCCTCTTGCACACGAGCCGGGCAGCAGCATGGCTGGCCTGAAGTGGATGGACTCCTGGGAGTTTTAG